The Deltaproteobacteria bacterium genome segment GGATGCGGGACCAGAGCCGCGGCATATTCTGGAGATATCCCAGCAGTTGGTCAGCCATATAGCGTTGCACCTGCGAATATTGATCATAGCGGGATGCCTGACGCCCAAAGTTGCGCCCCAATCGGCGTTTATCTACGGTCATTGATAACTTCCATCAATAAGGCGTTAAATTTTTCCGCCTGGGTCAGAAACGGCAGATGGCCGGCATTTTGGTAAATATCCAGGCGGGCGCCGGGTATCTGCTCTTGGAGATAATATGCCTGGGCCACCGGGGTAACCCGGTCCCGGTTGCCGTGGACAATGGTTACGCTTCCCTTTACCTTCCCCAGCCAGGGACGCAAGTCTTGGTGCAACAGATAATCTAAGCCCTGAGCCAAAAATTCCGGGCTTTCCGGCTGAGGCCACAGGGAAAGCCATTCCTGATTAGGAAGCTTTTCCTCTGATGCCAGGCAGAGTTCGGCAAAGTCCTGGACGACCACTTCTGGTTCGGACCACAGGCGACGGCGCAGGGTCCGGACCACAGCGGGAGCCACCCCTAAAGGAAAATCTGGACGACGGCAGAAACAGGCAGCTACCCCCAC includes the following:
- a CDS encoding alpha/beta fold hydrolase — translated: MTTLVLLHGWAADSRIWRRQQEHFSAGLDLLPLDLPVWEAAWMIDYLASLPLDDTVVVGWSLGGMLALETLAWMRSAPKALVLVGVAACFCRRPDFPLGVAPAVVRTLRRRLWSEPEVVVQDFAELCLASEEKLPNQEWLSLWPQPESPEFLAQGLDYLLHQDLRPWLGKVKGSVTIVHGNRDRVTPVAQAYYLQEQIPGARLDIYQNAGHLPFLTQAEKFNALLMEVINDRR